In Saccharothrix syringae, the following are encoded in one genomic region:
- a CDS encoding VWA domain-containing protein: MSIHLVADPNAVGVAVFPARPEWLTLSAALADEVDVIADRDDLLVTIAPGAGGGAPACFYPARALIEVDGEHLGVDPATADPADLSDRARYATAWGLLTHECGHAKHTAWHPPENTPPGVVAAALLLEEPRMEAAHIRRRPDDRHWLRASATNLILADTDATDPARAPRMTTAHAAQTAALVLARVDGGILTATETASVAAVVEAILGADLLAELRGLWREALRTADDDAETMIDLGLRWCQAIGTDPDHPDPDASGDPDSSDASGVPSPLTQAIGQALANVAQAVADEPPPQDPAAVAAARRASQDATRQANEATARTVFSGAHHNPKGYGSTATAGTRPPTAAEHTAARVLARALSTAGVRDRAAVKSTSPVPPGRLRMRGALAADAQRAAGATVTAEPFTRTTRRTVPAPPLRLGIACDVSASMGDLRRPVASTAWILAHAGHRATVPVTTATVIYGAHVRPITHPGTVPDQVTEFEADDGSHDIATAAAALDGALGLSHPGAARLLVIVSDGKYDQGERAAGCHEVDRLRASGCAVLWLTTDERDMPFDGVTVHRLTDPAATARAVGHAATTALRATAR, translated from the coding sequence ATGAGCATCCATTTGGTAGCCGATCCCAACGCCGTTGGTGTCGCCGTGTTCCCCGCCCGCCCCGAGTGGCTGACCCTGTCCGCCGCACTGGCCGACGAGGTCGACGTGATCGCCGACCGGGACGACCTGCTGGTCACCATCGCGCCCGGCGCGGGCGGGGGAGCCCCGGCGTGTTTCTACCCCGCCCGGGCGCTGATCGAGGTCGACGGCGAGCACCTCGGCGTGGACCCCGCCACCGCCGACCCCGCCGACCTGTCCGACCGCGCCCGCTACGCCACCGCGTGGGGGCTGCTCACCCACGAGTGCGGGCACGCCAAACACACCGCCTGGCACCCACCCGAGAACACGCCGCCCGGTGTGGTCGCCGCCGCCCTGCTGCTCGAAGAGCCCCGCATGGAAGCCGCGCACATCCGCCGCCGCCCCGACGACCGGCACTGGCTGCGTGCCTCGGCGACCAACCTGATCCTCGCCGACACCGACGCCACCGACCCCGCCCGCGCACCGCGCATGACCACGGCGCACGCCGCGCAGACCGCCGCGCTGGTGTTGGCACGGGTCGACGGCGGCATCCTCACCGCCACCGAGACCGCCTCGGTCGCCGCCGTGGTCGAGGCCATCCTCGGCGCGGACCTGCTGGCCGAGTTGCGCGGGCTGTGGCGCGAAGCGCTGCGCACCGCCGACGACGACGCCGAGACGATGATCGACCTCGGGCTGCGGTGGTGCCAGGCCATCGGCACCGACCCCGACCACCCCGATCCCGACGCGTCCGGCGACCCCGACTCGTCGGACGCCTCGGGTGTGCCCTCACCGCTGACCCAGGCCATCGGACAGGCGTTGGCCAACGTCGCCCAAGCGGTCGCCGACGAACCCCCGCCGCAGGACCCCGCCGCCGTCGCGGCGGCACGGCGAGCCTCCCAGGACGCCACCCGCCAAGCCAACGAGGCCACCGCGCGCACGGTGTTCTCCGGCGCGCACCACAACCCGAAGGGCTACGGATCCACCGCCACGGCCGGCACCCGCCCGCCCACCGCCGCCGAACACACCGCCGCCCGCGTGCTCGCCCGCGCGCTGTCCACCGCCGGCGTCCGCGACCGGGCAGCGGTCAAGTCCACCTCGCCGGTCCCGCCCGGTCGGTTGCGGATGCGCGGCGCGCTGGCCGCCGACGCCCAACGCGCCGCCGGGGCGACCGTGACCGCCGAACCGTTCACCCGCACCACCCGGCGCACCGTGCCCGCCCCGCCGCTGCGGCTGGGCATCGCCTGCGACGTGTCCGCCTCGATGGGCGACCTGCGCCGGCCGGTCGCCTCGACCGCGTGGATCCTCGCCCACGCCGGACACCGCGCCACCGTGCCCGTCACCACCGCCACCGTCATCTACGGCGCGCACGTCCGCCCGATCACCCACCCCGGCACCGTCCCCGACCAGGTGACCGAATTCGAGGCCGACGACGGCTCCCACGACATCGCCACCGCCGCCGCAGCCCTCGACGGCGCACTCGGACTGTCCCACCCCGGCGCGGCACGCCTGCTGGTCATCGTCTCTGACGGCAAGTACGACCAAGGCGAACGCGCCGCCGGATGCCACGAGGTCGACCGGCTGCGTGCGTCCGGGTGCGCCGTGCTGTGGCTGACCACCGACGAGCGCGACATGCCCTTCGACGGCGTGACCGTGCACCGGTTGACCGACCCCGCCGCCACCGCCCGGGCCGTCGGACACGCCGCCACCACCGCCCTGCGCGCCACCGCCCGCTAA
- a CDS encoding DUF4192 domain-containing protein: protein MHTLITPSDTAADPRPVVLADFFDTHDTDRRWLGTLQGATDPNSLRATATGRQLTEATDPETFTSAVNHLMHASADQDDGLRCHPADGWPWPWNDSRHADWIYLFDGTRVWVAAPSSNHVMTPTALLADPDDALARRTTLLNKLADRVFATPPDQPAGPGRPSRRRSRFDLVHEHVLATADRTRALTDDEIAALAFALADPLVRDASLSFALGEHAQAAENLWGQLVKASPAPERAEPAALLAAFAYLRNDVDLATAALAHARNACPGHRLGELLRETIATGVPAEHLLRMAHHSQSLIDQL from the coding sequence ATGCACACCTTGATCACCCCGTCCGACACCGCCGCTGACCCCAGGCCCGTCGTGCTCGCCGACTTCTTCGACACCCACGACACCGACCGGCGGTGGCTGGGCACCCTGCAAGGCGCCACCGACCCCAACTCCCTGCGCGCCACCGCCACCGGACGACAGCTCACCGAGGCCACCGACCCGGAAACCTTCACCTCCGCCGTCAACCACCTGATGCACGCCTCGGCCGACCAGGACGACGGCTTGCGCTGCCACCCGGCCGACGGCTGGCCCTGGCCGTGGAACGACTCCCGCCACGCCGACTGGATCTACCTCTTCGACGGCACCCGCGTCTGGGTCGCCGCGCCGTCGTCGAACCACGTCATGACCCCGACCGCCCTGCTGGCCGACCCCGACGACGCCCTCGCCCGGCGCACCACCCTGCTCAACAAGCTGGCCGACCGCGTCTTCGCCACCCCGCCCGATCAACCGGCCGGTCCCGGTCGGCCGAGCCGACGACGCAGCCGGTTCGACCTCGTCCACGAGCACGTGCTGGCCACCGCGGACCGCACCCGGGCCCTGACCGACGACGAGATCGCCGCCTTGGCCTTCGCCCTGGCCGACCCGCTGGTGCGCGACGCCAGCCTCTCCTTCGCCCTCGGCGAGCACGCCCAAGCAGCGGAGAACCTGTGGGGCCAGCTGGTCAAGGCCAGCCCCGCCCCCGAGCGAGCCGAACCGGCCGCACTCCTCGCCGCGTTCGCCTACCTGCGTAACGACGTCGACCTGGCCACCGCCGCCCTCGCCCACGCCCGCAACGCCTGCCCCGGCCACCGACTTGGCGAACTCCTCCGCGAGACCATCGCCACCGGAGTGCCCGCCGAGCACCTGCTCCGCATGGCGCACCACAGCCAAAGCCTGATCGACCAACTCTGA
- a CDS encoding DUF6338 family protein, translating into MPTTLTSLLIFATLLLPGLVFVRRTERDSPERELSAFRETVAVVAAGLCSDLVLLVGLVGAGLAVPRAAPDVGSFLRNPIDHLAEVVLWSVGFVATACVLAHLSAVVLACRAARHPSARRLSDTQQSAWWLLFREHPDAQVFVGCTLEDGSYLAGFLHSYSRTAKEHPDRELTLRGDITHRPASSTTAAVLPDVNAVAISARRIQFLTVTYLVTDGEDDQPAP; encoded by the coding sequence GTGCCCACAACGCTGACCAGCCTGCTGATCTTCGCCACGCTCCTGCTGCCCGGTCTGGTGTTCGTGCGGCGAACGGAACGCGACTCGCCCGAACGCGAACTCTCGGCATTCCGGGAAACCGTCGCCGTGGTGGCGGCGGGCCTGTGCTCCGACCTGGTCCTGCTCGTCGGCCTGGTGGGGGCGGGACTGGCGGTCCCGAGAGCCGCGCCGGATGTCGGCTCGTTCCTCCGGAACCCGATCGACCACCTCGCGGAGGTGGTGTTGTGGTCGGTCGGGTTCGTCGCCACCGCGTGCGTCCTCGCCCACCTCTCGGCGGTCGTCCTCGCCTGCCGGGCCGCACGGCACCCCTCGGCGCGCCGGCTCAGCGACACCCAGCAGTCCGCCTGGTGGCTGCTGTTCCGCGAGCACCCCGATGCCCAGGTCTTCGTCGGGTGCACCCTGGAGGACGGCTCCTACCTCGCCGGCTTCCTCCACTCCTACAGCCGCACCGCGAAGGAGCACCCGGACCGCGAGCTGACCCTACGCGGCGACATCACCCACCGTCCGGCCAGCTCGACCACCGCCGCTGTGCTGCCGGACGTCAACGCCGTGGCCATCAGCGCCCGACGAATCCAATTCCTCACGGTCACCTACCTCGTCACCGACGGCGAGGACGACCAGCCGGCGCCCTGA
- a CDS encoding CHAT domain-containing protein yields MHEYQWLVARSITRTTSFYGDDDVGALLTPEAAVEVARLEQLASSPSPYDPVVVLRMRQVLAMEYWARFLGDPQKSWKANLGPALRHFHHVHAVMPGNAPRAVLPIVSAPLPALEEAVTREPPLFLNMVGLAAQSWHAETGSGIALDRAIDLFREVFGKTPHPHVDREGFGANLAVALLKRHGDRQVRRDLDEGIDILSAVSAEPGRDADLRRGVLLNLGSALRERYRLTGDVGDIRAAAAAVDRADGDPADWGRARAEYLDIAFAVLDDLLAVDRDLALADRLVDLGRRIVAVGAATDPEFPLRLTRLAAVLRDRHEYRGDPADLTASVALSGRALALCREPGSKPVPHERMWAMCMAHLKALVTRAQTNSDARDVDTALTVLHEVASALPPSFEREFQVERAQLLRVRFPLSGDRADLARAVHDCESAVAAEEDHDKRDAYARALSRVLDTRFTAFGARADVDRSIRILRDLLARVGDRPPDLLLLARRLGIRYEAFGDPADLEESIRYCRAAARAWSDQGKRPDSDLNVLAVCLLLRFQRFGRLSDLDECTALGERLLADMPDHDPDRAEVVQNLGSAHWERYKRSRHEADLRATLAHCRAVLAATTPADSARSAREARLAAVLMDSFHHGHARPEDLHEAIGLLRHVVARTAPNHPHLPMYLNDLGTALRLRYTAMSDETDLDEAIDAHRRAVDAVSPDHFDYSLYALSLASALGARRSAPGADPEGLAELWKLVETAVDLPAAPTDMRIKGAEFLASAAWYEGDLARAVAAYRKAMRLLPRLVWRGLDRDSQEDHLHRWSGLASTAAVCAIEADDPVAAVEILEQGRGILWNQQLAIRGELDELDQADPGTAARLREIRRLLDDDPATRQGTGAVALPGQASDVRMRLAREWDELVDRIRHIPGFEHVDAPLAFNRLRAAAGGGVVVMINVHPTRCDAIAFTADSERPQVIPLERLTAQEVHERANAFLVAFTAADDDVGPRLDALRSVLDWLWRTVVEEVLDALGFRDEVPDDADGPRLWWCPTGALAVLPLHAAGVYQDGAAGPTALDRVVSSYASTLGALLRSRRPGKPVPVADLLTVSVAAPAGAAGGRRLVHAEAERQRLVEVCGPHDQLVDGEATAARVVRAIGDCGWLHLACHATVDVVEPVNSAVQLHDGPLTVLDIARNEHTRGGEVAFLSACDTAMTGRNVNEVVHLAAAFQAIGYRHVVATQWHVLDPYTPIIARDVYRQVEDLRRLDPTRLASAVRSTVQGLRRVRGEDLLAWAAYIHLGP; encoded by the coding sequence ATGCACGAGTACCAGTGGCTGGTCGCCCGGTCGATCACCCGGACCACCTCCTTCTACGGCGACGACGACGTCGGCGCGCTCCTGACCCCGGAGGCGGCGGTCGAGGTGGCCCGCCTCGAACAGCTCGCCTCGTCCCCTTCGCCCTATGACCCGGTTGTCGTCCTGCGAATGCGGCAGGTGCTCGCCATGGAGTACTGGGCGCGCTTCCTGGGCGATCCGCAAAAATCGTGGAAAGCGAACCTCGGGCCGGCCCTGCGGCATTTCCACCACGTGCACGCCGTGATGCCCGGCAACGCTCCCAGGGCAGTCCTGCCGATCGTGTCCGCGCCGTTGCCGGCGCTGGAGGAGGCCGTCACGCGGGAACCGCCGCTGTTCCTCAACATGGTCGGCCTGGCAGCGCAGTCGTGGCACGCTGAAACCGGCTCGGGAATCGCGCTCGACCGGGCGATCGACCTGTTCCGCGAGGTGTTCGGGAAGACCCCGCACCCGCACGTGGACCGGGAGGGCTTCGGGGCGAACCTCGCGGTGGCCCTGCTCAAGCGCCACGGGGACCGTCAGGTCCGCCGCGACCTGGACGAGGGCATCGACATCCTGTCCGCGGTGTCGGCCGAACCCGGGCGGGACGCGGACCTCCGCCGGGGTGTCCTGCTCAACCTCGGCAGCGCGCTGCGCGAGCGGTACCGGCTCACCGGCGACGTGGGGGACATCCGCGCCGCCGCGGCGGCAGTGGACAGGGCCGACGGGGATCCGGCCGACTGGGGCCGGGCCAGGGCCGAGTACCTGGACATCGCCTTCGCGGTGCTGGACGACCTGCTGGCGGTCGACCGGGATCTCGCGCTGGCCGACCGCCTGGTGGACCTGGGGCGGCGGATCGTGGCGGTCGGCGCCGCGACCGACCCGGAGTTCCCGCTGCGCCTGACGCGGCTGGCCGCGGTGTTGCGGGACCGGCACGAGTACCGCGGCGACCCGGCGGACCTGACCGCCTCCGTCGCGCTGTCCGGCAGGGCCCTCGCCCTGTGCCGGGAGCCGGGGTCGAAGCCGGTGCCGCACGAGCGCATGTGGGCGATGTGCATGGCGCACCTCAAGGCACTGGTGACGAGGGCACAGACGAACTCCGACGCCCGCGACGTCGACACCGCGCTCACCGTGCTGCACGAGGTGGCGTCGGCGCTGCCGCCCTCGTTCGAGCGGGAGTTCCAAGTGGAGCGGGCCCAGCTGCTCCGCGTCCGGTTCCCGTTGAGCGGCGACCGCGCCGACCTGGCGCGAGCCGTGCACGACTGCGAGAGCGCCGTCGCCGCCGAAGAGGACCACGACAAACGCGACGCGTACGCCCGCGCCCTGTCCAGGGTGCTCGACACGCGCTTCACCGCGTTCGGCGCCCGTGCGGACGTCGACCGCTCGATCAGGATCCTCCGCGACCTGCTCGCGCGGGTCGGCGACCGGCCACCGGACCTGCTGCTCCTGGCCAGGCGGCTGGGGATCCGCTACGAGGCGTTCGGCGACCCGGCCGACCTGGAGGAGTCGATCCGGTACTGCCGGGCCGCCGCGCGGGCGTGGAGCGACCAGGGGAAGCGGCCGGACTCGGACCTGAACGTCCTGGCCGTCTGCCTGCTGCTCCGGTTCCAGCGGTTCGGGCGGTTGTCCGACCTCGACGAGTGCACGGCCCTGGGGGAACGGCTCCTGGCGGACATGCCCGACCACGACCCGGACCGCGCCGAGGTCGTCCAGAACCTGGGCAGCGCGCACTGGGAGCGCTACAAGCGCTCCCGTCACGAAGCGGACCTGCGGGCCACCCTCGCGCACTGCCGCGCCGTCCTGGCCGCCACCACCCCCGCCGACTCGGCCAGATCCGCCCGGGAAGCACGACTCGCCGCCGTCCTGATGGACTCGTTCCACCACGGGCACGCCCGCCCCGAAGACCTGCACGAGGCGATCGGGCTGCTCCGCCACGTGGTCGCCCGCACCGCGCCGAACCACCCCCACCTGCCGATGTACCTCAACGACCTCGGCACCGCCCTGCGGCTGCGCTACACCGCGATGAGCGACGAGACGGACCTGGACGAGGCGATCGACGCCCACCGCAGGGCTGTCGACGCGGTGTCGCCGGACCACTTCGACTACTCGCTCTACGCGTTGAGCCTCGCGTCCGCGCTCGGCGCCCGGCGGTCGGCACCGGGCGCCGACCCGGAGGGGCTCGCCGAGCTGTGGAAGCTCGTGGAGACCGCGGTGGACCTCCCCGCGGCGCCCACCGACATGAGGATCAAGGGAGCGGAGTTCCTCGCTTCCGCAGCCTGGTACGAGGGGGACCTCGCCCGCGCGGTGGCGGCCTACCGCAAGGCGATGAGGCTCCTGCCCCGCCTGGTGTGGCGCGGGTTGGACCGCGACAGCCAGGAGGACCACCTGCACCGGTGGAGCGGCCTCGCGTCCACCGCGGCCGTCTGCGCGATCGAGGCGGACGACCCCGTGGCGGCGGTGGAGATCCTGGAACAGGGGCGGGGCATCCTGTGGAACCAGCAACTGGCCATCCGCGGCGAACTCGACGAGCTCGACCAGGCCGACCCCGGCACGGCGGCCAGGTTGCGCGAGATCCGACGACTCCTGGACGACGACCCGGCCACCCGACAGGGGACGGGTGCGGTAGCGCTGCCCGGCCAGGCGTCCGACGTGCGGATGCGGCTGGCCCGGGAGTGGGACGAGCTGGTCGACCGGATCCGGCACATCCCGGGGTTCGAGCACGTCGACGCGCCCCTCGCGTTCAACCGGCTCCGCGCCGCCGCCGGAGGCGGTGTCGTGGTCATGATCAACGTGCACCCGACCCGGTGCGACGCCATCGCGTTCACCGCCGACTCCGAACGCCCGCAGGTGATCCCCCTTGAGCGGTTGACGGCCCAGGAGGTCCACGAGCGCGCGAACGCCTTCCTCGTCGCCTTCACCGCCGCGGACGACGACGTCGGGCCCCGGCTCGACGCGCTGAGGTCCGTGCTCGACTGGCTGTGGCGCACCGTGGTGGAGGAGGTGCTCGACGCGCTCGGCTTCCGCGACGAGGTGCCCGACGACGCCGACGGCCCGAGACTGTGGTGGTGCCCCACCGGCGCCCTGGCGGTCCTCCCGCTCCACGCCGCCGGGGTCTACCAGGACGGTGCGGCGGGACCGACCGCCCTCGACCGGGTGGTCTCCTCCTACGCGTCCACGCTAGGCGCGCTCCTGCGCTCCAGGCGGCCGGGCAAGCCCGTACCGGTCGCCGACCTGCTCACGGTTTCCGTGGCCGCGCCCGCGGGCGCGGCCGGAGGGCGGCGGCTCGTCCACGCGGAGGCGGAGCGGCAGCGGCTGGTCGAGGTGTGCGGCCCGCACGACCAGCTCGTGGACGGCGAGGCGACCGCGGCCCGGGTGGTTCGGGCGATCGGGGACTGCGGTTGGCTGCACCTCGCCTGCCACGCGACCGTGGACGTGGTCGAACCGGTCAACAGCGCCGTGCAGCTCCACGACGGTCCGCTCACCGTGCTCGACATCGCCCGGAACGAGCACACGCGCGGCGGCGAGGTCGCCTTCCTGTCCGCCTGCGACACGGCGATGACCGGCCGCAACGTCAACGAGGTGGTGCACCTCGCCGCCGCGTTCCAGGCCATCGGCTACCGGCACGTGGTGGCCACCCAATGGCACGTGCTGGACCCGTACACGCCGATCATCGCGCGGGACGTGTACCGCCAGGTCGAGGACCTGCGCCGGCTCGACCCGACCAGGCTGGCCTCCGCCGTGCGCAGCACGGTCCAGGGGCTCCGGCGGGTCCGGGGTGAAGACCTGCTCGCCTGGGCGGCCTACATCCACCTCGGGCCGTGA
- a CDS encoding MarR family transcriptional regulator yields the protein MVVWPDNHRMRTGGRARSGRGRPPIQHITSCEVVMPTDTTPTLRAVPDPARPRTDAEDKLWQALLANAGSTAAALSTAAGIGKSTAPKILARWANDGLVTRTAGIADGGSRSADRWSITPDDEPDNQPADEQPTGDEPTGDRSTDDQPGGDAHQPAKPGRLASGALRGMIEDYLREHSGEEFSPNAVGRALTRSAGAVHNALEKLVETGYAVRTSNKPKKYSLATDPAAAAAE from the coding sequence ATGGTCGTGTGGCCCGACAACCACCGGATGCGCACCGGGGGCCGCGCCCGCTCCGGCCGGGGCAGACCACCCATCCAGCACATCACGTCCTGCGAGGTAGTCATGCCCACCGACACCACCCCCACGCTGCGCGCCGTCCCCGACCCGGCCAGGCCGCGCACCGACGCCGAGGACAAGCTGTGGCAGGCACTGCTGGCCAACGCCGGCAGCACCGCCGCCGCCCTGTCCACCGCCGCCGGGATCGGGAAGTCCACCGCCCCGAAGATCCTCGCCCGCTGGGCCAACGACGGCCTCGTCACCCGCACCGCCGGCATCGCCGACGGCGGATCACGCTCCGCCGACCGCTGGTCGATCACCCCCGACGACGAGCCCGACAACCAGCCCGCGGACGAGCAGCCGACCGGCGACGAGCCGACCGGCGACCGGTCGACCGATGACCAGCCGGGGGGAGATGCCCATCAGCCAGCGAAGCCTGGGCGGTTGGCGTCGGGTGCGTTGCGCGGCATGATCGAGGACTACCTGCGGGAGCACTCCGGCGAGGAGTTCAGCCCGAACGCGGTCGGCCGGGCGCTGACCCGTTCCGCAGGGGCTGTGCACAACGCGCTGGAGAAGCTGGTCGAGACCGGCTACGCCGTGCGCACCAGCAACAAGCCGAAGAAGTACTCCCTGGCCACCGACCCGGCAGCCGCAGCGGCGGAGTAA